A region from the Phaenicophaeus curvirostris isolate KB17595 chromosome 3, BPBGC_Pcur_1.0, whole genome shotgun sequence genome encodes:
- the VSTM2A gene encoding V-set and transmembrane domain-containing protein 2A isoform X1, whose translation MMGIFLAYVGFIFFSVMYIQQGLSTQAKFTEFPRNVTATEGQNVEMSCAFQSGSSSVYLEIQWWFLRAAEDQEAGAEVTGTQVELLPERDLDSDGTKISTVKVQGNDISHKLQISKVRKKDEGLYECRVTDANYGDLQEYKAQAFLKVNANSHSRRMQAFEASPMWLQDTKPRKNVSAAVPSSIHNSANQRVRATSSPEAAAKIPKQSPQSAKSKSPVKSTERTAKLTLTSNHHSAPNVL comes from the exons ATGATGGGGATCTTTCTGGCTTATGTtggattcattttcttttcagttatgTATATTCAACAAGGACTTTCTACCCAAG CAAAATTCACTGAGTTTCCCCGAAATGTCACAGCCACTGAAGGACAGAATGTGGAGATGTCTTGTGCTTTCCAAAGTGGCTCTTCTTCGGTGTACCTCGAAATCCAGTGGTGGTTTCTGCGGGCAGCTGAGGACCAAGAGGCTGGAGCTGAGGTGACAGGCACTCAG GTGGAGCTCTTGCCcgagagggacttggacagcGACGGCACGAAGATCAGC ACAGTGAAAGTACAAGGGAATGACATCTCccacaagctgcagatttcaaaagtgaggaaaaaggaTGAAGGCTTGTATGAGTGCAGGGTCACTGATGCCAACTATGGAGACCTTCAGGAATACAAGGCCCAGGCATTTCTCAAAGTCAATGCTAACAGCCACTCTCGGCGAATGCAAGCTTTTGAGGCATCTCCAATGTGGTTGCAAGATACGAAACCTCGCAAAAACGTCTCAGCAGCTGTTCCAAGTAGCATCCATAACTCTGCCAATCAGCGTGTGCGTGCCACCTCCAGTCCTGAAGCAGCAGccaaaatccccaaacaaaGTCCGCAATCAG CAAAGAGCAAATCGCCTGTAAAATCCACGGAGCGGACAGCAAAGTTGACCCTAACCTCCAACCACCACTCTGCACCCAATGTACTCTAA
- the VSTM2A gene encoding V-set and transmembrane domain-containing protein 2A isoform X2, whose protein sequence is MMGIFLAYVGFIFFSVMYIQQGLSTQAKFTEFPRNVTATEGQNVEMSCAFQSGSSSVYLEIQWWFLRAAEDQEAGAEVTGTQVELLPERDLDSDGTKISTVKVQGNDISHKLQISKVRKKDEGLYECRVTDANYGDLQEYKAQAFLKVNANSHSRRMQAFEASPMWLQDTKPRKNVSAAVPSSIHNSANQRVRATSSPEAAAKIPKQSPQSGARIATSHGLSVLLLVCGFVKGALL, encoded by the exons ATGATGGGGATCTTTCTGGCTTATGTtggattcattttcttttcagttatgTATATTCAACAAGGACTTTCTACCCAAG CAAAATTCACTGAGTTTCCCCGAAATGTCACAGCCACTGAAGGACAGAATGTGGAGATGTCTTGTGCTTTCCAAAGTGGCTCTTCTTCGGTGTACCTCGAAATCCAGTGGTGGTTTCTGCGGGCAGCTGAGGACCAAGAGGCTGGAGCTGAGGTGACAGGCACTCAG GTGGAGCTCTTGCCcgagagggacttggacagcGACGGCACGAAGATCAGC ACAGTGAAAGTACAAGGGAATGACATCTCccacaagctgcagatttcaaaagtgaggaaaaaggaTGAAGGCTTGTATGAGTGCAGGGTCACTGATGCCAACTATGGAGACCTTCAGGAATACAAGGCCCAGGCATTTCTCAAAGTCAATGCTAACAGCCACTCTCGGCGAATGCAAGCTTTTGAGGCATCTCCAATGTGGTTGCAAGATACGAAACCTCGCAAAAACGTCTCAGCAGCTGTTCCAAGTAGCATCCATAACTCTGCCAATCAGCGTGTGCGTGCCACCTCCAGTCCTGAAGCAGCAGccaaaatccccaaacaaaGTCCGCAATCAG GTGCGAGGATAGCTACAAGCCATGGACTTTCTGTCCTGCTTCTTGTTTGTGGCTTTGTGAAGGGTGCTTTGCTTTAA
- the VSTM2A gene encoding V-set and transmembrane domain-containing protein 2A isoform X3 produces the protein MMGIFLAYVGFIFFSVMYIQQGLSTQAKFTEFPRNVTATEGQNVEMSCAFQSGSSSVYLEIQWWFLRAAEDQEAGAEVTGTQVELLPERDLDSDGTKISTVKVQGNDISHKLQISKVRKKDEGLYECRVTDANYGDLQEYKAQAFLKVNANSHSRRMQAFEASPMWLQDTKPRKNVSAAVPSSIHNSANQRVRATSSPEAAAKIPKQSPQSVHAKTIMGTRANLAS, from the exons ATGATGGGGATCTTTCTGGCTTATGTtggattcattttcttttcagttatgTATATTCAACAAGGACTTTCTACCCAAG CAAAATTCACTGAGTTTCCCCGAAATGTCACAGCCACTGAAGGACAGAATGTGGAGATGTCTTGTGCTTTCCAAAGTGGCTCTTCTTCGGTGTACCTCGAAATCCAGTGGTGGTTTCTGCGGGCAGCTGAGGACCAAGAGGCTGGAGCTGAGGTGACAGGCACTCAG GTGGAGCTCTTGCCcgagagggacttggacagcGACGGCACGAAGATCAGC ACAGTGAAAGTACAAGGGAATGACATCTCccacaagctgcagatttcaaaagtgaggaaaaaggaTGAAGGCTTGTATGAGTGCAGGGTCACTGATGCCAACTATGGAGACCTTCAGGAATACAAGGCCCAGGCATTTCTCAAAGTCAATGCTAACAGCCACTCTCGGCGAATGCAAGCTTTTGAGGCATCTCCAATGTGGTTGCAAGATACGAAACCTCGCAAAAACGTCTCAGCAGCTGTTCCAAGTAGCATCCATAACTCTGCCAATCAGCGTGTGCGTGCCACCTCCAGTCCTGAAGCAGCAGccaaaatccccaaacaaaGTCCGCAATCAG TGCATGCCAAGACAATCATGGGCACCAGAGCCAACCTGGCGAgctaa